The Mastacembelus armatus chromosome 13, fMasArm1.2, whole genome shotgun sequence DNA segment atacataggatagggttaaatggaggcagatgattctctgtggcgacccctgaaggaagcagccaaaaggagaagaagaataaTTAATTTTATGAGATTACTGTAATAATGTCAttcatcaaataaataataataattcagaGTCatcaattaacctaaccccaaacagCTTTCTCCTTGGTGTGCCTTGGACACAAGGTTGGTCTACTGGTCCACTGGTCTTTATGTTTCATATAGGAAAACTTGTTGCAAAGAGCAAACTAGATGTCACGGGAAGGTTTTTATATAATTGTGTAAATCAAGCTGTACAACTGATTGTATAGCATGGACTGATAATAAAAGCAACTATGTCAGTAAAGTCTaaacaggaattttattttcttcacctAAGtctaaaaatgaatgtgtttccATATGACCAATACTGACCTGTATTTCACATtcaaaaaaaggttttattctATCTTTCTCTATCTCTATGGCCACCTCCCAACTCTTTTGTGAATTCAAACGTCCACAAAGATGAAACatcacttttatatttatttatattgatacaaaatgtataaatatcGGTGCAGTGTTTAAACTCACATTGAGATGCACATGATGCCACCCAGTGGTTTAGCTCTCTCAGACATTATGACATCCGCACAAAGGTGGCCAGAGTGGCGCTGCGTATTTCTGCAACTGTTATTGGCAGTGTCTTTCTCTCAGGCTGAAGACATGGTTTGCCATCTGAGAGAGGATCCAGAGAACCCCCAGTTTTTTAAGGATCGGGTTATTATTCTGGGGGGaatcttttcttttcacagcaGCTGGAAAGAAAGACAGGATACGTTCAGACTCAAACCACTGCCACTGGAATGCATCAGGTAAACTAaaaatttgaaatgtatttaaaatttcTAAATGAAAGTAGATatacacacaacaaagaaaacatatatatcTAACTGAgttagaaattaaaatatttaactgtatAAAAATAAGATAATCCCTGTTGTATTTAGAataattgaattattttctATTATATTGTTTCTAAGTACTACTTGAACACTAAAATATCTGCATCAAGTTTAAATTTCAGAGAGTTCCAGTGTGCTCAGGCTATGATTTTTGCCATTGAGGAGATTAATAACAGCACAGACCTACTACCTGGCATCTCTTTGGGCTATAAGATGTATGATACATGTGGCGCTGTTGCCAGAAGTGTGAGGGCTGCATTGGCCTTGGCTAATGGTAATGAGGCTGTTTCTGCACCATCTGAGGAACAATGTACTAAACCTGCACAAGTACAGGCCATTATAGGAGAGACCACTTCCTCTCCCTGCATGGCCATAGCTACTGTCATTGGACCCTTTTATATCCCAGTGGTGTGTATGGTTGGTAAATATGTGACTGCAATTGTAAAAAACTTACTTAAAACTTGGAATTTTCCCAGCTGTTCAGAGCAAAGGTCACTGTGTATATGTTTCATTACTTGGTCTTAGGAGGTaatctcttttttcttttagatcaGCCACTTTGCCACCTGTGCTTGTCTGAATGACAAAACCAAGTACCCATCCTTCCTCAGAACAATACCCAGTGACTACTATCAGAGCAGGGCCCTGGCCCAATTGGTCAAGCACTTTGGGTGGACTTGGGTTGGAGCCATTAGAAGCAACAATGATTATGGCAATAATGGCATGGCTACATTCACAGAAACTGCACAGCAGCTGGGCATCTGTCTGGAGTATTCTGTATCCTTCTTTAGAACAGATCCACcagataaaataagaaaaatatttgacattatCAAGGCTTCAACCTCCAAGGTGATTGTTGCTTTTCTCTCATACTTGGATATGGATGTGCTAATACATGAGTTGTCTAAAAACAATATGACTGGATATCAGTGGGTTGGCAGTGAGAGCTGGATCCTTGATtcccaaacagcagaaacagacagacatcacattCTGGATGGTGCAATAGGCCTGTCCATGCCCAAAGCACATGTCAGTGGCGTGAGAGAGTTTATATTAAATGTGAAGCCACTCAATTCATCTGgtcatgaaatatttactgAGTTCTGGGAGACATTATTTAGCTGTAAGTTTAAGCAATCAGAGTCATCAACAGGAAATGAGAGAGAATGTACTGGACATGAAGATCTGACTGGAGTGCAAAATGGCTTCACTGATATGTCACTGATGCCTATATTTAACAATGTCTATAAAGCAGTTTATGCTGTGGCCCATGCACTTCATAGTATTCTTGGCTGTAATCAAACATGTCAGTACAAGGGGCAGCTAGATCCATTAACGGTGAGTTTTACAATGAATGTAAAAGTGCATGGATGTTAATTATACTTAgattaaatttttaaaaaacaaagttaaaaaatagTGAAATATGTCAGTTATGATGTAGAAAAAAACAGCCCCACAGGTGGatgtttattataattaattatattaaatatctTTTTAGATTTTACAACACATAAAAGATGTTAATTTCAAAACCAAGGAAGGAGATGATGTTTACTTTAATCAGAATGGAGAGCCACCGGCAAAGTATGAAATTATAAACTGGCAGCCAACAGAAAATGGCATTGTGGACTTTGTCACAGTTGGTCTTCATGATGCATCTTtacctgcagacaaacagctgaagctggAAAATAAGTCCTTAGTGTGGGCACAGAACTCTAAACAGGTAAAGTCAATATGATGATTGTAATACTTTATTACAGAATAATGATCCTAattgtattcttgttactgtatCATACAGGTGCCTGTGTCAGTTTGCAGTGAGAAATGTCCCCCAGGAACTCGCAAGGTTCTCCAGAAAGGAAAACCTGTCTGCTGCTATGACTGTATAAgatgtgcagagggagaaataaGCAACACCACAGGTCTGGTAACATTTAACGTGAGGTTCAGAGAagtctttctgttattttgtctgtcCTAACACTTTAATTGACACGAAAGAAAAATCATAGGAACCTTTGTCAGTATATTGCAATATAGTTCAAATGTATTAGAAAGTTCATCCATCAAAAAGATATAACATTTTAACTTTAGGATCAAAACAAATAGTGAAGCTTAATGTCTCAATATAAAGCTACTGATCACCTGGTTTGACTCTTGCTTTCTTGTCATGTTTCAGACTCTATCACCTGTGTGAGATGTCAACCTGAATTCTGGTCAAATGAGAGAAGAGATGCCTGTGTGAAGAAGGAGGCAGAGTTTCTATCCTATGAAGAAATTATGGGAGTGTTGCTCACTGCAACATCCTTATTTGGGACATGCATGACTGTTGGTGttgcagtcattttctttaGACACAGAAAATCTCCTATTGTCAGGgccaacaactctgagctgagcttcctgctgctcttctccttgactctgtgtttcctgtgttctctgACCTTCATCGGCCGGCCCTCTGACTGGTCCTGCATGCTGAGACACACAGCATTCGGCATCACCTTCgtcctctgtatctcttgtgttctggggaaaactatggtggtgttaatggccTTCAGGGCTACACTTCCAGGTAGTAATGTGATGAAATGGTTTGGGCCTGTACAACAGAGACTCAGTGTCCTGGCCTTCACTCTCATACAGGTTGTTATTTGTATTCTCTGGTTATcaatttctcctccttttccattTAAGAATTTTAAGCAATTCAAGGACAAAATCATCTTAGAGTGTGCCCTGGGCTCAGCTCTAGGCTTTTGGGCAGTACTTGGGTACATAGGTCTTCTGGCCatcttatgttttattcttgcCTTCATGGCTCGGAAATTGCCTGATAACTTTAATGAGGccaagtttatcaccttcagcatgctgatattctgtgcagtTTGGATCACTTTTATTCCAGCGTATGTCAGCTCTCCTGGAAAGTTCAGTGTTGCTGTAGAGATATTTGCTAttctggcctccagttttggactGCTCATTTGTACTTTCATTCCAAAATGTTAtattatcttactgaaacctgagCAGAATACAAAAAAGAACATGATGGGAAAGGCAATGCCAAAATCATTATGAGCCAGTAATAAAGGAGTGGCAGAGGCACTGGCATTCTTGTCTTTACATAACTTGTCAAGCAGAAGCCTatacacattttattgacaTGTATTGTGCTAATTTAGTGTTTTCCCCCTTGATGTAGCATGAAATGAGAGCATTTAATGCAATGTACATTTAAAGAAACCAGAATCTATATCCTTTTTGATTTCAACACATACATAACATCCTGAAATCACAAAACATcccaaaatttttttttatctcatcaTTCATTGGAGCCTAAATACACTCCACATTTTCACAGACATTAactgatattttagttttttcagaCAGTctcacaaatacaaatatgtaaaaaaaatatagttacaatattttctggactataagtgacatcttttagcaaaaacaatctttttgaacagaaaaaaaaacatagataaGTCATTTCGGTttataagttgcatttctaattatactaattgtAGTCCGtattagcctatgaagaatatAGGCCAGACATTACAACAAGAgaacagaagtgcattatgaaattctTCCATGTTAATTAACCTTAAACAATCCACCAACATCggggagaaggtgaagcagcgtgtcctcctctctcaggttgtctgaatgccgacGCTCAGtgcaaattttatttcagatgcAGATATTATTATCTGCACTTCGTCGTCTGGAGTATATCTCTTCCTTTTGGGCTGCATTTCCACTTGTGTTAGGAGTTATATTTTAGCGTAAACATgaatttttttacttttttggcaaTATAATTTTCTATTGAATCCAGAGTCAATCTGATGCTAGTGACTATTtgacaaatgactggaaatataaacaaaataattgcattaaacgccagaggagtaaaaaaaaaagtgacttataATCTAAAAACTACGGTATCTATTGTTGGTTGTTGGTTTATCtctgtgtattttattctgtatttgatACATTACCATAAAATTATAAGTCTTTCTTAAATCAGCTGAGCTTATATTTTAGAGAACTCTGTTATGCTCAAGCAATGTCTACTACTTTAAATATGTGCAACAAACTGTGACAAACTGAACCAACTGAGATCATGGCTACCAAAATATGATGTTAGATGTAAGGTGTCTTTTTGCCTAACTGTTACTCATGCTTATGGCTAATTGATGTACTTGCGTGACTATGTACCTTCATTTGATATCTTacaaaacaatcattttaaatACTTGCTATGTGTGTTACAAAAACACTATTAGCTATAGTCTAAAAAGTTAGGTGTTTTAAACTTGCTTGGTGGAAAAAGAGCAGGTATTATTATTGGTAACATTATTAGTATTGTTAATTTTAACCCAGCTATAACAAGAGAGCAGAGACAAGAACCCATTGTTTCACATAGCGCTCACACCAGTAAAATTACACCGTTGCAGTCAGCTGATTGTGAACAAATCACCATTAAGAATTGAGCGTATTCCCAGATCATCCAGATTGCTGCAACCATGATTACTAACCAATGAGATGAACTCCCCGCCTGGCGTGGTAGGATATAAACAAgctcacacagtcacagagaagCACCACCAAGCAGAGATGCCCACAGCACTACAGAGAGATACTGACGGAACACAAACGCTTACAAGagcttgtctctgtgtttccgcaaaagaggaagagaacCAGATTAGAAGACATTAACCCACTAAGTATGTCCTTCCTTGCAGTGTTGTCCCATAGCTATATAgctcattttaaacacagccaAGTTCAGTTTCAGAAGTTGTAAGAGGCCAGACGAGTGGAGACACCAACAAGAGCTATCCGACTGTACAGGCTTAGAGAAACACATCCAAGATCCTTACGGCAAGGAACACTTATCTGGCCAAAACTTCAATTAGTGCCCCCAGAACCTCAGCCAAGGAACCCAATTTAGAACCAGCAGTCAAGCCTCTCTGACGTTATTATCCTTTCAAAATTTGCAAGCATCAAGTGGTAGCTTTAGCATAACTGTCCTCTGCTCAAAACTTTGCACTTACACATGGAttctttttcaacattttattgtcaaaattagAAGCACaggtaataaaaaataaaacaaagtatttttgtgtgatgacatttaGAGTTTATTACAATAAAAAAGCACTTTACTACAATTTCACTTAAAGCAAAAGTGAGTGGTGCATTAACCCTAATAAAGGGACGCGCTTTAAGATATGCACTTGTACATTATCgtggtgagctgcatgtaaaaatgcAGTTGTCTAAGGGATATGGACCAGACATTAGCTGGACTTTGCTCCAAGAGTTCCCCTGTAAAAAGTCTGGGTAGTGTTGTGGTGTGTCCCAGTGGCGTACAACCATGCTGGGAGCACTGTGCGCAGGACATAAAATAGTAGCAGGATCAGTTGATGGACTCTCAGAATAGCAACCATAGCACGCAGCAGCTGTCCACCTGCTTGTCTACCAATATCGCTCGCATTTAAAAAGTGGCCTGAGATGGAGTCAAATTACCGGCGCGAGAATGAGTCAGCCATTATGTGAGCTCTGTTGTGTCTCCTGGtgtgttgtggagtattgtCTAATATGTAGccttaacatttattttaccttACCATATAAAGTGGAAATGCATAACTTCACCAGATGTGTGAAAGAATGTCTGCTAAAGAAGTAATAAAACAGTCTGTGCTGGATTAGCAGAGGACATGTAGGTGCACTCAGTATCCAAACACAGCTGTGGGGATGTAAAGCTTTACATTTAGGACCATAAATCCACTGGTTCCGGTAAATGTATGCAGAAGGTATATGGTAGC contains these protein-coding regions:
- the LOC113142800 gene encoding extracellular calcium-sensing receptor-like, which produces MVCHLREDPENPQFFKDRVIILGGIFSFHSSWKERQDTFRLKPLPLECISLNFREFQCAQAMIFAIEEINNSTDLLPGISLGYKMYDTCGAVARSVRAALALANGNEAVSAPSEEQCTKPAQVQAIIGETTSSPCMAIATVIGPFYIPVISHFATCACLNDKTKYPSFLRTIPSDYYQSRALAQLVKHFGWTWVGAIRSNNDYGNNGMATFTETAQQLGICLEYSVSFFRTDPPDKIRKIFDIIKASTSKVIVAFLSYLDMDVLIHELSKNNMTGYQWVGSESWILDSQTAETDRHHILDGAIGLSMPKAHVSGVREFILNVKPLNSSGHEIFTEFWETLFSCKFKQSESSTGNERECTGHEDLTGVQNGFTDMSLMPIFNNVYKAVYAVAHALHSILGCNQTCQYKGQLDPLTILQHIKDVNFKTKEGDDVYFNQNGEPPAKYEIINWQPTENGIVDFVTVGLHDASLPADKQLKLENKSLVWAQNSKQVPVSVCSEKCPPGTRKVLQKGKPVCCYDCIRCAEGEISNTTDSITCVRCQPEFWSNERRDACVKKEAEFLSYEEIMGVLLTATSLFGTCMTVGVAVIFFRHRKSPIVRANNSELSFLLLFSLTLCFLCSLTFIGRPSDWSCMLRHTAFGITFVLCISCVLGKTMVVLMAFRATLPGSNVMKWFGPVQQRLSVLAFTLIQVVICILWLSISPPFPFKNFKQFKDKIILECALGSALGFWAVLGYIGLLAILCFILAFMARKLPDNFNEAKFITFSMLIFCAVWITFIPAYVSSPGKFSVAVEIFAILASSFGLLICTFIPKCYIILLKPEQNTKKNMMGKAMPKSL